The following DNA comes from Photobacterium sp. DA100.
GATGCTAGCACGCTTTGACCCTTTGGTCGCAGCGGCAACCGTGCAGCTAGGCGCCGGGATCGGTAGTCTTGGCTCAACCATTAACCCATTCGCCACCGTCATTGCCTCCAATGCTGCGAGCATCCCATTTACAGATGGGATCGAACCACGTTTTGCGATATTGCTGATTGGTTGGGTGATCTGTGTCGGTTATGTCATGCGCTATGCCAAAATGGTTCGTGAAGACAAGACCAAGTCTATCGTTTATGACAAATACGAAGAAAACAAAGCCTTCTTCCTTGGTAATCAGTCTGATGAACTGCTGGAATTTACCACAACGCGCAAAATCATTCTGGCGCTATTTGCCGCATCGTTCGGAATCATGATCTACGGCGTGGCTATGGCTGGGTGGTGGATGGCCGAAATTTCTGCCATGTTCCTGGCTGCCACCATCATCATTGGCTTAGTCGCCCGTATGAGCGAAGAGGAGTTAACATCCAGTTTCATCAACGGTGCCCGTGATTTGTTGGGCGTAGCCCTGATCATCGGTATTGCCCGAGGTATTGTCGTCATCATGGACCGCGGAATGATCACCGATACCGTATTGAACTATGCCGAGCACGCCGTTACGGGTCTGTCTTCTATCGTTTTCATCAACGTTATGTATTGGCTTGAGGTGTTATTGTCGTTCGTCGTTCCTTCTTCCTCAGGCCTGGCCGTATTGACCATGCCTATCATGGCACCTCTTGCTGACTTTGCCGGTGTAGGCCGTGATTTGGTCGTGACGGCTTACCAATCTGCATCCGGTTTGGTGAATATGGTGACACCAACGTCAGCAGTACTGATGGGGGGACTGGCCATTGCGCGCGTGCCGTACGTCCGCTGGCTTAAATGGGTCGCTCCGCTTATCGGTATGCTGACTGTGCTCATCATGGCCACTTTAAGCATTGGCGCAATGATGTAATTAATTAGGATTAAGGTAATAGCAAAACCACCAGTAATTAATATTGCTGGTGGTTTTTCTTTTTCGGCATTATTTAACGTGACGAATAAAAAGAGTCCTGTGTTCGATAATATATATTTAAGCGGTGAATAGGCTGCCGGGAAATTACACGCACAATATGATGGATAAGGAAATGAACGGGGATAACAAAGAACAGTAAAGGAAAGCTGTAAATTACATGGCGGCGTGTAAAAGCGGGCATGTACGGCCCGCTCTGTGTAGAAGGCGAAACTAGATAAAATGCTTGTTAACGTATTCGGAGGTCATACACTGCAAGACACCGCTGTATGACAGGTTGAATGTAACCAAGCTACCAACCCGGTAGTTGATGTCGCTGTCACTGATGTCCAGGATCAAGTGATCACTGCTACCGCCAATGACAAGGATGCTGCTGTCTTGCGGGGTGATTTGATTGATATCGACATCTTGTTTGCCAATGGCACAGATGGCGCGTTTGCGGAGCCCGCGGTCAATAAATTGAGGTTTATTGCCAAAGGCATCCAATGCTGTGGAGTTGGCTGGTAACGAGGGTTTGACCTTTATTTCGATAATTTCTACTGACAGATCAAAAGTGTCCTGGCGGGTATTGGGAACTGGATCATCATTAAGCCCGATCCCCATTAGCAGAGAGGCCCCCAATCTCAGCTGATTGACCCCGCGAGGGAGCTCTCCGCGTTGCATGATATTCAGTCCGGCCGAGCTGGCACCCGTTACATACTTCAGCTTAATCTGGTTTTCGGTTTCTATCTTTGCGGCAATTGTGAGCAAGCTGCTCTGGTTTTCGCTACTGGGCTCGACACCGCCATAGCACGCTAGGTTGGTACCAAGACCAACCAGTTCGATGCCCGGCAGGGTGATGGCCAGACGGGCAAGAGCCAACGTCTCCTCCTCAAAGAATGCGCCTTCACGAAGATCGCCCAAATCATGCATAAGAATGACTTGATGCTGCCGGTGTTGTTTGACGGCCTCAGCGGAAAGGGCTTGCAAGGTTGCCAGCTCAGAGTTCAGGGAAATATCTGCATAGCGGACAACCTCACAGGCTTCGCTGATTGCCGGTAACCGGAGTAACATCTTTTCGGCATCAAGTTGTTGTAGCTTTTTGAGGTTGGCAATACGGGAATCGGCCAGTAGGTGAATACCACCGTTGATGATGGCCTGTCCGACTTCGGGATAGGCGCAGGCGAGTTTGGTCACGCCTGCAGGGGAAATGCCATGGCTTTTACAGGTAGCTACCATATGTTGCGCATTTTGGGTGATCGTATTTAATCGAATATTAATGCATGGATAAACGCTCATTGATTTACCTTTGTAATAAACCCGCCTGAATAAATAAAAATGGCTTTTATGGCTGCATATCAGGTGGGTATGATTTTATCTGTAAATATTTAGCGCTTTTTGAGTGGGATAATAAATAGCGGGGTTAAGATGGTTACTTTGCCTATATTCGATGTATTGAGAATAGTGAAATCAAATCGGCGGGATAAGAAATTTTATCCCGCTGATAAGTTATAAGTAATAAGGTGTTAGGCTGTGTGTAAGTCTTTATCCTGATTATGATGAACGTTGACAATCGCATTCATCAGTTGGGCTGCAGCCAGAGATTGTTCTTTTGAATCCAGAGTGGTCAGATGGAAATCCGCAAGATATTCGAGCGAAGGTGCGTTGACTTTGACCATTTCACCGCGCTGCTCCCAGATAAAGGCATAGTGATCGGGTAGGTAGCCGACAAAGTTACCAGATAAGATCAGGTGTGCCGTTGCCTCCATATTGGTACTGCTGGCGAGGTGCATCAAATCCTTGGCTTCGCTGAGCGGGGTGATTTTATGCGCCAGACCGCGCTCGACGATAGGGTATTTAAGCAAATCCTCGACTTGAACCTCTCGGGCGAGGTTCAGGATGGGGTGCTCAGCCGAGCAGTAGAGACATTGTTTTTCATTGAACAAAAAAGTGTAGTTCAGGCCATCTTTGGGTGTTTCTGATGAGGTGATCCCCAGCTCAATTTTTCCTTCCAGCAGCATCATCTCTATTTGGTAGGAATCCCGGATATCGGTATCGATGGTGACTCTAGGGAAGTCGTTACAAAAGTGACGGATAGCCTGCTGAATTCTGCACTGCGGGTTGGTGGCCAAATTGTCGGTGAGGGCTAGGTGGATATGGCCATGAGAAACATTGCGGATACTATCGAGTCGGCATTCAAATCGGGCGATATCCTTAAAGAGCTCTTTACTGTACTGGTAAACCTTTTGTCCGTCACTGGTTAGCCTGAACCCTCTTCGACCACGATGGCACAGGGTCATGCCTAGCCGTGTTTCTAAGTCATTCATCTTGGTACTGATGGTGGACTGATGCATGTTTAGTTTAAATTGCGCTGCAGAAAAGCCGCCTGATTCGACAATGGTAATAAAAAGGTGAAGCAATTTGATATCAAAATCATTAACTTTTTGCATTGTTGTTTCTCGGTTTCTAGTACTGCCAAGTGCCTTACAGGCAGCTGATATTAGGTTTGCTATGCTACTTTATTTGACTGGGCATTTCTGAGAGGTATCGCACTTTCACATTGTTCACTATTCTCACGGGCTTTTCTTGTTTGGCTTGGCGGTGAGTGAGTTAACAGCTTAGGATAACTGGCTTAACGATAAATGCTATTTATAGATATAGCAAAAAATGTCATAGAAGCTGGCTTAGTTTAGTGTTACTGCTGCAACAAAGAAGATTTCTGTTAATTGTATCTGTCATGTAGTGAGAAAATAATATAAACCGCGAATGAATAATTTCAAAAGCAATGGTGAATAAAAGCTAAAACTAGCTCAAGGAATTATTGTCTGATTTTTAAGACATAATATGAGGCTATGTCTTCAAGTTTTAACAGGGTAAATTTAGAAAGGCTAATTTATAGTCTTATCAGTTTGAAAAAGTGGGGAACCCATATAAGCTTTCTAAGGTATAAGCATATAATGGAGCGCACAATGAAAGTATGGAATCAATGTTTACCGCTAATATTCATTTCACTGACATCGCTTTCGGTTAATGCGACGGCAATTGACATTTTAAATGAATATAACTTGATTGTATTTGGGGATTTAGACTCCGACAGTGAAGTTGAAGGTAAAACCATAGTGATGGGGGATATCAATGGAACAACCTCGAATTACGGTATACATTTACCGACGGCTACGGGGCCTGAAGATGCTCTGATCATCGGTGGTAATAACAATGCTAATGTAAATATCAATAATGGCTATGGTGCTGCCATCGGCGGGACCAATAATGGCATCATCAACCTCAATGGGGGCGGGGCTCTTACCAATAATATCACCGCTTACGACTTGGTTGATATTCAAAATGAATTAACCAGTTTTTCAAGTTATCTGCAAAACCTAACAGCAAATTCTATACTGACGACTCCCTTGTCATGTTGCGGCCCGGCATCCTTTGACGTCAATAATAGTTTAGGCAGTGATGTGGCGGTGTTTGATTTTCAAGCTGTTGATTTCTTCGGAAACAGTTTCATCCAGCAGTACGATGTCAATTTTAACTCGCAAACTCCGTCAGCAATTGTCATGAATGTTGGCGGTACAACAATTACGGATACGACATTCTCGGCTAATGCTGTGGGCAATATTGTCAATGATCAAACCAGAGAGCTCATTATCTGGAACTTTTATGAAGCTCAAACGATAGATTTAACCAAACAGCTCAATGGTAGTTTATTGGCTCCATTAGCGGCCCTGACGAATGCGACGCCAATTGAAGGATCTGTCGTGGTGGATTCTTTCATTCAACGTGGTGAAATACATGATCCTACGTTTAATGGTTTCATTGAGTTTGACAGTGGTGATGATCCCGTCGTTGATATTCCCGAGCCATCATCACTGGCTATTTTCGGTATGGGAATGCTCGGTTTTTCCGGTTGGCGCCGCCGTCAAAATAAAGAAAGCTCATAAAGCCCTGAAGGAAACTTGAGGTGGAAGTAGCAGGGAGTCGCTGCTTCCACTGTCCGTTTTTGACAATCAAAGTTATGCTTTTAAGTGTTTTTTAACTTTCTTCATCGCGATTTGGCGTTTGAGGGGGGAAAGGTAATCAATAAACAAGTTACCTGAAAGGTGGTCGATTTCATGTTGCATCACTATAGCCAGGAAGTCGTCACTTTCAATTGTAATCGGATGGCCATGGCGATCCTGGGCTGAGACAACAACGGAAGTAAAACGCTCAATATCGGCATAATAGCCGGGTACAGACAAGCAGCCTTCCTGCCCCGAGGCTTTATCGGTACCAGAGACGACTTTTGGGTTTACTAGAATAAGTGGCTCATTTCGGTTTTCTGATAAGTCGATAATGACGATCGCTTCTTTTCGACCAACCTGTGTTGCCGCTAAGCCAATGCCATTGTCGGTAGCGTAGAGGGTTTCCAGCATGTCATCGATTAGGGTCTGCACGGATTCTGTATTCTGTACTTGCTCAGCTTGAACCTTCAGCCGAGGATCCGGTGCAGTAAGAATGTCTAGAACGGCCATATATCTCCTTAATTTCCGCTTAAGCAATTGATGTTGTTCATAAATGCACTTGTTAAGTCTTTATACAGCGTTTGTGCCATATAGCAATATGCTTAGCTGTTTCGCCAGCACTTTCACCCGACAGGGAGATTTGCGTGGTTTAAAAACCAAAAGGATCTGACATGGTCAGATCCTTTTATTTTCCGGAACGAGAAATTTACTTCGTGAGTGCAGTTCTCATGCGCTGGCAAGCCTCAAGCAAGGTCTCTCGCGGACAGCCCAAATTCAAGCGGATATAGCCTGAACCTTCAGTACCGAAGGCAATCCCCATACTTGGCACTATGCCTGCGTTAACCAATTTCTTCTCGAGAACATCATCACCAAGCCCTAACCCACGGCAATCGACCCACGCTAAATAGCCGGCCTGCGGTGGCTGGAAACGAAGGGCTGGGAGTTCTTTTTCAAGAAAAGTCGCCAGTATATCGATATTGCCCTGCAGATAGAGCTTAAGCGCATTGAGCCAATCGCTTGAAGTTTGATATGCAGCCGTTGCGGCACACATTGCCAGGCTGTTGTACACATCCATGCCATGGGCATCGAGCCGGCGGACAAACGCGGCTTTCAGTTCAC
Coding sequences within:
- a CDS encoding YfcC family protein — encoded protein: MTTQTATKEEKTGFFANFKFPSAYTILFALIAFVALLTWIVPAGQYERVMNEELGREVPISGTYQPIDSNPQGFVDILLAPIDGFYDHNSYEAAAIDVALFILVIGGFLGLVTKTGAIDAGIARVTARFKGREELMIPILMAMFAAGGTIYGMAEETIPFYTLLVPVMMLARFDPLVAAATVQLGAGIGSLGSTINPFATVIASNAASIPFTDGIEPRFAILLIGWVICVGYVMRYAKMVREDKTKSIVYDKYEENKAFFLGNQSDELLEFTTTRKIILALFAASFGIMIYGVAMAGWWMAEISAMFLAATIIIGLVARMSEEELTSSFINGARDLLGVALIIGIARGIVVIMDRGMITDTVLNYAEHAVTGLSSIVFINVMYWLEVLLSFVVPSSSGLAVLTMPIMAPLADFAGVGRDLVVTAYQSASGLVNMVTPTSAVLMGGLAIARVPYVRWLKWVAPLIGMLTVLIMATLSIGAMM
- a CDS encoding alanine/ornithine racemase family PLP-dependent enzyme; protein product: MSVYPCINIRLNTITQNAQHMVATCKSHGISPAGVTKLACAYPEVGQAIINGGIHLLADSRIANLKKLQQLDAEKMLLRLPAISEACEVVRYADISLNSELATLQALSAEAVKQHRQHQVILMHDLGDLREGAFFEEETLALARLAITLPGIELVGLGTNLACYGGVEPSSENQSSLLTIAAKIETENQIKLKYVTGASSAGLNIMQRGELPRGVNQLRLGASLLMGIGLNDDPVPNTRQDTFDLSVEIIEIKVKPSLPANSTALDAFGNKPQFIDRGLRKRAICAIGKQDVDINQITPQDSSILVIGGSSDHLILDISDSDINYRVGSLVTFNLSYSGVLQCMTSEYVNKHFI
- a CDS encoding LysR family transcriptional regulator, with translation MQKVNDFDIKLLHLFITIVESGGFSAAQFKLNMHQSTISTKMNDLETRLGMTLCHRGRRGFRLTSDGQKVYQYSKELFKDIARFECRLDSIRNVSHGHIHLALTDNLATNPQCRIQQAIRHFCNDFPRVTIDTDIRDSYQIEMMLLEGKIELGITSSETPKDGLNYTFLFNEKQCLYCSAEHPILNLAREVQVEDLLKYPIVERGLAHKITPLSEAKDLMHLASSTNMEATAHLILSGNFVGYLPDHYAFIWEQRGEMVKVNAPSLEYLADFHLTTLDSKEQSLAAAQLMNAIVNVHHNQDKDLHTA
- a CDS encoding collagen-binding domain-containing protein; protein product: MKVWNQCLPLIFISLTSLSVNATAIDILNEYNLIVFGDLDSDSEVEGKTIVMGDINGTTSNYGIHLPTATGPEDALIIGGNNNANVNINNGYGAAIGGTNNGIINLNGGGALTNNITAYDLVDIQNELTSFSSYLQNLTANSILTTPLSCCGPASFDVNNSLGSDVAVFDFQAVDFFGNSFIQQYDVNFNSQTPSAIVMNVGGTTITDTTFSANAVGNIVNDQTRELIIWNFYEAQTIDLTKQLNGSLLAPLAALTNATPIEGSVVVDSFIQRGEIHDPTFNGFIEFDSGDDPVVDIPEPSSLAIFGMGMLGFSGWRRRQNKESS
- the def gene encoding peptide deformylase — encoded protein: MAVLDILTAPDPRLKVQAEQVQNTESVQTLIDDMLETLYATDNGIGLAATQVGRKEAIVIIDLSENRNEPLILVNPKVVSGTDKASGQEGCLSVPGYYADIERFTSVVVSAQDRHGHPITIESDDFLAIVMQHEIDHLSGNLFIDYLSPLKRQIAMKKVKKHLKA